From the genome of Branchiostoma lanceolatum isolate klBraLanc5 chromosome 11, klBraLanc5.hap2, whole genome shotgun sequence:
AAGTCATTCTCTGCTCCTGAGTCCGTTACAGATTGAGGGAGGATATGACATTTTACGGCCGAATTAAGTCTCATGAAACAACAATATCTGCCTTGCAACGTTAAATTTTGTATTGCGCATGGCGCGTCAGTGTTGTACGGTATGCAAGGCATGTCGGAGATGTTTTACTGCAGTCTTTCTTAGCTTCGCTAGATGTCGCCCTTGAGTAGGGCAAGTTCTTGCACACATCCTAATCGACATTCATCTTGGTTTGTTTCTACAGGGTGAGACGATGAGCAGGTATCTCGAGCAGTCCGGGCTGGACCTGGAGGATAAGGAGGTGTTAGAGCTGGGCTCAGGAACGGGGCTGGTCAGCATTGTGGCAAGCTTGATGGGTCAGTAACCTTCCTGGATCTTCCTTGACTTCGTTTCTTTGATCTTCCGCTTGGTATTTCGCCTTTCCTCGTCGTTTCTCTTATAGCTTAAGCCTATGACTGAGCCGAAAACAGGCATAATGTTAGATGGTGCATTTTCATTACCACATCAGAATCAGATAGACATATTCAGCAGGACAAAAAATTTGCTAACCAGGCATTTTTgttctatatacatatacatgtccattgtattttgaacacctcgacctggaaacatgttatgagtggaatcctcttcatggcgaccacctgtccatcgcgaccgtttttgctcggtcccccgggtggtcgccttgggcaggtttgacttgACGATCACCTACGTGATGTTTGTATCCTCGCTacttagcctgactaaatcgcgctcctagcggccggtgTGGCCCGACGGACACCGCCGCCGGGGAGGGGGCATTAACCTTCgccagcgagagcttgtgtaaacacaggctacctcTCTACTGAGAGCCTTATTACATCCCGGTTACAATTTTCCCAATTCACAAGATTTTTTTCCGATATTTCCCCCGCTTCCAGGCGCTAAAGTTACGGCGACCGACCTCGGCGACGTTCTGTGCTGCACCAAGGGAAACATCCCGAGAAACACGGAGGACAAGGTCAAGCACCGCCCGGTCATCCGCCGGCTGGAGTGGGGCAGCGACGACCTGCACGGCTTCATCCCGCAGTACGACTACGTCCTCGGGGCGGACATCGTCTACATCAAGCGCACGTTTCCCGAGCTCATGCGGACCATCATGCACGTGTGCGGCCCGCAGACCACGCTCATACTCGCCAACAAGTTCAGATGGTACACCGACGGAGAGTTTTACGAGAAGGTCCTCAGCAAAAAGTTTGACGTGGAAGAAATTCTATATGATGAGGAAAATAAAGTGAAGGTGTTTCGTTGTAAAAAGAAAGCTGAGGAGGAATAGGAAACTTTGTGACTTTACACATAGAGACTTTGACGGGGAACTACATGTAGCCTTAATTCCATGATCCAGTTTTAGAACGGTCATTTGATCTCGTAACTAGTACTGAAGTGTCTTATTTAGGTATCATCATATCACATGATAAtactcattatcataatgattattatCACTACAACTGCAGTAACCTGGAACATCATTTCCTAACGGTTTTCTCTGGATGGGACATTGggatatgttttcatgtttccCCCTACATGCTCTAGGAACAAATTAGAGTCTCTATGTTTTCTGATCTTCTAATCTTGGGACCAAACAAAGAATAGGTATCAGATAGATTCATTAAGGATAATTGACCTTATCCTACGAAATTCAGCGTGTAATTTATATTGATAAATAAAATCCCAAGCGACACATTGTTTTAAGATGAGAGGAATTAGGTGTTAAACCAAACAAGTAACGTTACTGCGACTTTTGCTGCTTAGACTGAATAGTTTATCATTGTGTTTACAATAATCAACATGTCAAACAGAAATAGCTACCTATTGGAGTAGTGCTTCTTGCCGATTACCCACAGAAATGCACTTCAATAACTTTAGGTTGCACCAGCATTTTCATGATACATTATACTGACTGTCCTAAGGAGGGTTCTCTTTTTCATCGACCCAATGGCTAAAAGTCACAATAGTGTTGTAATAGATACTTCGAAGTCAGATTACATATACTTAAAGTGAATTGATTGGAGAACAAATCATTTACATATACgtccatgtatgtatgtatgtatgttgaaGGACTTCAATAAATCCAATAAAGACTTGCGAAGTTATGAGTGTGATCATAGATGCAACCACATAAACACAAAACTACACTTTTATTGTGATTTGCTGGATGTGTAAGAAACTTAGATACGAAGAAAAAGTTATCCAATTGTCCTTGATCGTTTTGGGAATGAATAACACAGCGGCCTGTGGAAACTGTAACATCGTCATCAGTTAATGTTAACGGATAGTTTATTGGTGCTTTAGCATAGTGGATTCACAGCGGTGTAAATTGCTCACGGTTaaacaacgttaacgttacctccTTCTTGGCTTGCCTTGCCTAGGCCTACCAATGAAGGGGCTACTAAACATACCCGAGTGCTGTAATTAGACTTTTATTAGtactgaaaaattaacaaagatttttcaatcaatcaaaaggTGAGCCAATGTGTTTCTTGAAAATTGCCATGCATCCCAGCTTGTTCTGGTACAGAAAAGACAGCGGAATGACAGAAGGCGTTGTCAGGGCGTTGCAGACGACATATGACAGATTCAAAACTCCCGCGCCTGACCTTTGTACCATCGGGTAGTAACCATTAGTGATAGGGGTGGGTTTTTTGAAGTAAGTCACAacttatacattatatacatagtAATTAGATAATCAAAGTTGAATATGATTATCAAAAATTAATAGTAAATTATACACTAAACCTAATTGGGGGTTTGATATAAGACTTTAAGTATCTTTCAACAATGACAATAAGTCTTTTGACCCTCCCTATGTGAAAAGTCAAATATTCCATGATGGCGGAACTGAACTAGACTTCCCGTAATGTTCTTTTGTAATATCCGCGTTTTGCGATGTTACGTCTCGGAATTAAACGTGAGTAGGGATATTAACCTGTTTTTCAATTAACTGAGGGTACATTGGACCGCATGGCAGTCTCTGAGTTTTGTCATATAAGGTAACGAAAGCGAAAACCGTAACCAAtttcgtggggaggggggcggtgcaTAACATGTTTTCGGAAATTCTTTAATTAACGTTTTTAAATTAAAGTTATAACCGTTACCCTTATGATATTTTCTTCGAATTACAAGAATTTCATCCTGTTATGTCTGCCTGGGACACATTAAAATCCCTCCAGTATCATTGTGACTGTTACATAATTTTTCTACCACCAGTTTTAAGTGACAGCTGAGCTTCTGAACCATTCAAACACCATGTCTTACAAGGCCGAGAAGGAAGCTTTTGTCGGTAACCTGAACGGCACCACAGTCACAGAGATCGCCCTCATTAACGCCTCTGCGCCGCTGGCTGTGCTGCTGAGAGCTGTTGCCATTCCCTGGCTGTTTGGGCAAGTCTACTGCAAGTTTAACATTGGGTAaggttatttatttatttttatgatAGGTTGTCATCAATTTTCTGGAGTGCAACAGTGTAACGTTGACTGCTTGATTCTCAAGAATCTCATTGTTTGCTTGCTGCCATGCTTTCTTGATCCGTAGCAGTTGAATGTTATAAGCGCTTTCGTAGATttcgcatgtgcagtgtcaaaggtaaaggcccctgggACAAACCCGTCCGCctttgttatgcaaattgggacaacgttgagacaagaactgtttacaagccagtggccttcacctttgacaccggCGTccgcacatgcgtactcgaaatCAAATCTACGAAAGCGCTTATTGAtgatcatcttcatcatcacatATAGCAGGACAAATCTTTCCTGATATCTCCTCTTCACTTGTGCatcacatgtttttttttactcaggtttcgaTTTCTGCTGGATTTCTGCCTCCTGGTCCTTCCCACCATGCTTTGTGTCACCATCTTGGCGGACAATACCATTGCCCTACTCTCGGGGGGTGTCAGCATGGTTCTTAGCTTACTAGTCTTCAGCGACAGGCGCAGCAAGCCATCCAAACCCACCCAAACACAGAGTGTATCCCTCCAGACAATTCTTGAgagaaaactgtcagaaaaggTGCcatttgtcacaaattacaGGGCCTATGCAAATATAGCCACAGCAGTTTGTATTTTGGCGGTAGATTTTCACATTTTCCCCAGGAGATTTGCCAAGGCTGAAATGTACGGAACTGGACTGATGGACGCTGGAGTTGGCTCGTTTGTTGTGTCTAACGCCATCGTCTCACCTGAGGCAAGAGGGAAATGTAGAATGGCAAGGTATGGTGGGTTTTCATTCCATTTTTGGAACTGTAGCTAAGGTACATTTTGATAAATGGAGTTTACTTTTGAAAGAAGTGAGTACTTCCACATCTATGGATGTAGGCAATGAATAAGATGTAGGTGTGagtatgtgtgagtgagtgtgtgtgtttgtatatgtgtatttcAGTATgatatgtatgtgtgcgtatcatgtgaatgtacagtatgtgtATAATAAAATGTAAGAATGTGTGTACCtatacacatactagtacatatacaatgtatatgtatgtgtataggTACACACATTCTTACAAACAATACAAGTATAACAACCATCTGATCAGCTAGTATTTGGGGTACTTATTTATGCTAGGACTTTTCTGCACAACACTGACTGTCTTCGATATGAAAAATAAGTGAAATTTCAACATCATAACCTGATTTCATTCTACTCCTAAACCAAGGAGTCTCTCAGGAAAGCTGTCCAATGTCGCCCAGTCTGTCAAGTCCACAGCCCCCCTGTGGGTGATTGGTTTGTCCCGTATGGTGGTGGTGAAAGCATTGGATTACCAGGAACATGTGACGGAGTACGGCGTACACTGGAACTTCTTCTTCACTCTGGCGGTGGTCAGGGTAAGAATATGACCCTCCTTCTCCTTTCAAGAGTTTCTAACTATAGTTTAATGCACACAGTTACCCAAGACAGTTAAAGCTggtggtgtgttacactgaattGCAGTTATACTGGCCATATAGGtccagatatagatacagatacagaagatttGAAGTCCAAGTGTTTGATGCTGTTCTACTTACTCTTAAAGAGGCTACCATaaaatttcttatttttttaaattctgatgACAGTGATGGTGAGTATTGCAACAAATATTGCTTCACAGATACCCTGTAAAGCATGGTGAATTGTCATACTCTAACTACTCACATCCCAACATGTATGCTTTATCCTTATTTTGACCTTAGCTTGTATATTGGATTGACAATTTTATACCTCCACCAGGTCCTATCAACTGCAGTGCTCCAGTTTACCGGAGCTGGTATGAGTGGCTTACTGTCATTGGTCCTTGCAGTGCAGTACCAGTTTGCCCTGTCCAATCAGGGCTTGCTAGAGTTTGTCCTGCATGGCTCTGATGGGAGGGACTCACGTAGGGGTTTCCTGGATGCCAATAGGGAAGGAATCTGCTCCTGTTGGGGGTTTCTGGCTGTCTACTTCGCTGGGGTGGAGCTTGGGAAGTTCATCTTTAAGAAAAGGTCAGGACCTTAAAGATGAGGGTAATGAGTGAAGTGTAGAAGCACAATGATTTAGGTCTGTGTGCCTTTACAGTGGTAGGAATGTTTAGCCATGGATTCTTTGTGTGAGGTATTTGGGACTACAATATTTGTGTAGGATTAAGTTTGAGCCGCATTTGCTCACCATTGAAGCATGTAAATGAATCTATGTTTCTACAAATGACCTATAAGTGAAGAGATTTCAAGTccaacaatatcatctgcacTGCAAATTGAATCAGGAAGGTCATAAACTGCACTCTTCTAGAGCAAAGAATCTGTCAGCCTTGCACCTCAAATACGGTAGAGGATGAAATACACTTCATCATAGATTGTaatgtgtatgtaaatgtgaGAAATATCCTATTCAGTTATATAGAAAGGAAAATTCCCTTTAGATATATGAATAGCACTGGATAATGTTTATTCCTCAAGTGTTTTGATACGTGACTATTGCCAAACCCATACAATCCTagattttcatcattaccaagaagcgagaagaagatGAACCTATATGCTAGACTTCAATACTCGTACTAACATGTGTATGTTCGTAAACATGTCTAtcttgtgacctgtacttagccggGTTGGGCCAAAATGTACAGTAAAGGTCTTCGTTTATCTAAACAGATCCACAGTCCAGCAGTGGCTTGTTGGCTGTGTGCAGCTGCTGGTGTCCTGTGGAGTGTTCTGGGTCCTGTTGGTTCTGTGTGAGGAGTATGTGGAGCCTGTGTCCAGACGCACAGCTAACCTCGCCTACCAACTCTGG
Proteins encoded in this window:
- the LOC136444696 gene encoding phosphatidylinositol-glycan biosynthesis class W protein-like, which gives rise to MSYKAEKEAFVGNLNGTTVTEIALINASAPLAVLLRAVAIPWLFGQVYCKFNIGFRFLLDFCLLVLPTMLCVTILADNTIALLSGGVSMVLSLLVFSDRRSKPSKPTQTQSVSLQTILERKLSEKVPFVTNYRAYANIATAVCILAVDFHIFPRRFAKAEMYGTGLMDAGVGSFVVSNAIVSPEARGKCRMARSLSGKLSNVAQSVKSTAPLWVIGLSRMVVVKALDYQEHVTEYGVHWNFFFTLAVVRVLSTAVLQFTGAGMSGLLSLVLAVQYQFALSNQGLLEFVLHGSDGRDSRRGFLDANREGICSCWGFLAVYFAGVELGKFIFKKRSTVQQWLVGCVQLLVSCGVFWVLLVLCEEYVEPVSRRTANLAYQLWMMVYNIQIIGSMLLVDLVVVIAAELRLVKREYSPWIWAVEKTADDSKDAAPTEQQLPDWCVLSAVNRNQLFFFLLANLLTGAVNLCVDTLRTEPFMAFCIVFAYMLQLCNVAVVLHARNISLKFW
- the LOC136444977 gene encoding protein N-lysine methyltransferase METTL21A-like: MADRKRLYKVPVETYTFCGNQVEIWEELAAVGEGATVWESGETMSRYLEQSGLDLEDKEVLELGSGTGLVSIVASLMGAKVTATDLGDVLCCTKGNIPRNTEDKVKHRPVIRRLEWGSDDLHGFIPQYDYVLGADIVYIKRTFPELMRTIMHVCGPQTTLILANKFRWYTDGEFYEKVLSKKFDVEEILYDEENKVKVFRCKKKAEEE